One segment of Clavelina lepadiformis chromosome 2, kaClaLepa1.1, whole genome shotgun sequence DNA contains the following:
- the LOC143445781 gene encoding uncharacterized protein LOC143445781 produces the protein MSTSNFTTQLTIAQIRADEDGYLVQLGGSSVDSQSIVLNIRDCNSSLPYDVIVDATSRIFNSPGTFACSNGGDLFYSNGTMLTSSDTTCLASAEWSGQDTLQCWTAPIVSFTSSSVVGNKLSVPEGGALSMACDYNEVIPSGDTSRFYIDKNQFVTTKGQPFILSSLQRSDSNKVVSCQAVTPYTDAYPSSGRSLEYTLDVLYRPSFAKSQVSASKYFLELGNDEYLIRSDQNLTLLCSSDANPAASCVWTVCGKSCENISSTHTSDCNMGYHLSTNSSISCIATNDYGFASSKMQKVTVVPLLRSVSFGKVDDMPKRDSIVTSQTGDNMTLSCHISYEDELATEFKIFLPNGTIVKQPMHVVSLTTADAGNYTCVTNDLFGSFDASVYLDVQYAPYQVTTTSCIWVMEETGVCDVIIFSNPEVEFASLDMNKISVGNDGPNVIFSIGQEQHYLYKKTKVTSNDERTYTLALRYSLPPYNYSIVFNIAVINDQQLDVPAIVGGSVAAVIVVCITIVVSVYIVKKKPKQNPKRSFNSIEKQANIAVAQECI, from the exons ATGTCAACATCAAACTTCACCACACAGCTCACCATCGCACAAATTAGAGCTGACGAAGATGGGTATTTGGTTCAACTTGGTGGTTCTAGTGTCGATTCACAATCCATTGTACTTAATATAAGAG ATTGTAACTCCTCGCTTCCATATGATGTTATTGTGGATGCAACTTCCAGGATATTCAACTCACCAGGAACGTTTGCATGTTCCAACGGAGGAGACTTGTTTTATTCAAATGGCACAATGCTGACATCTAGTGACACGACTTGTTTGGCCTCAGCAGAGTGGAGTGGTCAAGATACTCTGCAATGTTGGAcag CGCCCATTGTAAGCTTCACAAGCAGCTCAGTTGTCGGCAATAAGCTGAGTGTGCCTGAAGGTGGAGCTCTCTCAATGGCCTGTGATTACAATGAGGTCATTCCATCTGGTGATACTTCACGATTTTACATTGATAAAAATCAGTTCGTCACGACTAAG GGGCAACCATTCATATTGTCTTCATTACAAAGAAGTGACAGCAACAAAGTAGTCTCATGTCAGGCTGTCACTCCTTATACTGATGCCTATCCTTCAAGTGGAAGATCTTTGGAATATACACTGGATGTATTAT ATAGACCAAGTTTCGCAAAAAGCCAAGTTTCAGCATCAAAATACTTCTTGGAACTTGGAAATGATGAATATCTCATTAGATCAGACCAGAATCTGACATTACTTTGTTCAAGTGATGCAAATCCTGCAGCATCGTGCGTATGGACAGTTTGTGGCAAAAGTTGTGAGAATATCTCATCAACACATACAAGTGATTGCAACATGGGTTACCATCTCAGCACAAATAGCTCAATCTCTTGCATTGCTACCAATGATTATGGATTTGCTTCAAGCAAGATGCAAAAAGTTACCGTTGTGCCTTTGTTAA GGTCAGTTTCATTTGGTAAAGTAGATGACATGCCTAAGCGTGATAGCATTGTGACCTCACAAACAGGCGACAATATGACACTGTCATGTCATATCTCATATGAAGACGAACTTGCAacagaatttaaaatatttctaccAAACGGCACTATCGTCAAACAACCGATGCATGTGGTTTCCTTGACAACCGCTGATGCAGGAAATTACACTTGCGTTACAAATGACTTGTTTGGAAGCTTTGATGCATCAGTGTATTTGGACGTACAAT ATGCTCCATATCAAGTAACTACAACATCCTGTATTTGGGTCATGGAGGAAACTGgagtttgtgatgtcataatcttCTCCAACCCAGAAGTGGAATTTGCATCATTGGATATGAATA AAATATCGGTTGGAAACGATGGTCCGAATGTCATTTTCAGCATTGGCCAGGAACAACattatttatacaaaaaaacaaag GTAACATCCAACGATGAAAGAACCTATACTCTTGCACTGCGTTATTCTCTTCCCCCGTACAACTACTCAATCGTGTTTAACATCGCTGTCATCAACGATCAACAACTGGATGTACCAGCAATCGTCGGAGGGTCTGTGGCAGCTGTCATTGTCGTCTGCATAACAATTGTGGTCTCAGTTTATATTGTGAAgaaaaaaccaaaacaaaatccAAAAC GTTCATTCAACTCGATtgaaaaacaagcaaacatag CAGTTGCTCAGGAATGCATTTAA
- the LOC143445783 gene encoding uncharacterized protein LOC143445783, translating to MQCINGEANPPANCNFTFHMTQSNTVSSVSGCSISYDLDQSSLVSCTAGNEVGSRSSNNETITVVPAQRNLEFNVTGSNITNTGERVASYPGENLTFICNIAFSDQLNTTYELKVSDKKLFVQSFDLKPIKPSNTAQPWIALEVIAHPYILMYCVSRQLLIACVCYDHFVNDLICQLMFENFV from the exons ATGCAGTGCATAAATGGTGAAGCAAATCCACCTGCAAATTGTAACTTCACATTTCATATGACTCAGTCAAACACAGTTAGCTCAGTCAGTGGTTGCAGCATAAGTTATGATCTTGACCAATCAAGTCTGGTCTCTTGCACCGCTGGAAATGAAGTTGGTTCCAGGTCAAGTAATAATGAAACCATCACTGTGGTTCCAGCACAAA GGAATCTTGAATTCAATGTGACTGGTAGCAACATCACAAACACTGGGGAAAGAGTAGCTTCATATCCTGGAGAAAATCTTACTTTTATTTGCAACATTGCTTTTAGTGATCAGCTTAACACAACATACGAGTTAAAAGTTTCTGATAAGAAGCTCTTTGTCCAGTCCTTTGATTTGAAACCAATAAAACCCTCCAATACTGCACAACCATGGATAGCTTTGGAAGTTATAGCTCATCCATATATCTTGATGTATTGTGTGAGTAGGCAGTTGTTGATTGCATGCGTTTGCTATGATCATTTTGTGAATGATTTAATTTGTCAATTGATGTTTGAGAATTTCGtctga
- the LOC143445004 gene encoding uncharacterized protein LOC143445004: protein MCYGAECWAMKKVDIRRMQTTEMRMIRTMCGKTLRDGIANDVLRRWTGVEDIEKHLRGHRLRWLEHIERMNEESLTRRVQHKMIEGKVKRGRPKKTWEETVKDDMRRRGLKIEDAIDRGKWRRRCRQLVDPEFVSG, encoded by the coding sequence ATGTGTTATGGAGCTGAATGCTGGGCGATGAAGAAGGTTGATATCAGGCGAATGCAGACGACAGAAATGAGGATGATTCGAACGATGTGTGGTAAGACACTAAGAGATGGCATTGCCAATGATGTGCTAAGAAGATGGACAGGTGTTGAAGATATTGAAAAACATCTGAGAGGACATCGTCTGAGATGGTTGGAGCACATTGAGCGAATGAATGAGGAGAGCTTGACGAGAAGAGTACAGCATAAGATGATTGAAGGAAAGGTGAAAAGGGGAAGaccaaagaaaacatgggAAGAGACGGTGAAGGATGATATGAGAAGGAGAGGTTTGAAGATCGAGGATGCCATCGACAGAGGAAAGTGGAGGCGTCGCTGCAGACAACTGGTCGACCCTGAATTTGTTTCGGGATGA
- the LOC143445003 gene encoding uncharacterized protein LOC143445003 has translation MTTRAERKSKGVYGKWDEEAMRHAIEAVACKRWHNGRLKNMNKIAVGSRKMLGRSTDLPEEIENQLAKHIEDMEARHPEISLRSLEATSLARASGFNKPQIAKFFELIHEIYEKNNLTAARIYNMDESGINVVQKLSKVLAKKGKHQVGSITSQERGQNVTVICCMSAGGNFVPPSFIFPRVRMKDGAPPGSMFTCQKKGWMNNDIFLEWIKHFIQHAKPSQEERVLLILDGHKSHTHNIEALELASKSGVIMLSLPPHTSHRMQPLDLTFFKPLMTYYYQQIEQWLRANPGRAVSAFQICRLFGLAYRKAANVSCAVNGFRKAGIYPVNMLVFNDSDFAAADDQQPDDQP, from the exons ATGACCACAAGAGCTGAACGTAAGAGCAAAGGAGTGTATGGAAAGTGGGATGAAGAAGCGATGCGACATGCAATAGAGGCTGTAGCCTGTAAGAGATGGCACAATGG AAGActgaaaaatatgaacaagATTGCTGTTGGCAGCCGCAAGATGTTAGGAAGATCTACTGACCTCCCGGAAGAGATTGAAAACCAATTGGCAAAGCATATTGAAGATATGGAAGCCAG GCATCCAGAAATATCTCTTCGATCCCTGGAGGCAACATCACTAGCGAGAGCATCTGGATTTAACAAACCACAGATAGCTAAGTTTTTTGAACTCATAcatgaaatttatgaaaagaaCAACTTAACTGCTGCCAGAATTTATAATATGGACGAATCTGGAATAAACGTTGTTCAGAAATTGTCAAAAGTTTTAGCTAAGAAGGGGAAACATCAAGTTGGCTCGATAACTAGTCAAGAGCGAGGACAAAATGTGACGGTTATTTGCTGCATGAGTGCAGGAGGAAATTTTGTCCCACCAAGCTTCATCTTTCCACGAGTGCGTATGAAGGATGGAGCTCCTCCAGGAAGCATGTTCACTTGTCAA aaaaagggATGGATGAACAACGACATATTCTTGGAATGGATAAAACACTTCATCCAGCATGCAAAGCCTAGCCAAGAAGAGAGGGTCCTGCTGATCTTAGATGGACATAAAAGCCACACGCACAATATTGAAGCTTTAGAGTTGGCATCAAAAAGTGGTGTTATTATGCTTTCATTACCACCACACACCAGTCATCGGATGCAGCCATtagatttaacttttttcaaaccACTGATGACCTATTATTATCAACAAATTGAGCAGTGGCTGCGTGCAAATCCTGGACGAGCAGTCTCTGCGTTTCAAATTTGTCGTTTGTTTGGTCTTGCATACAGGAAAGCTGCAAATGTTAGCTGTGCGGTGAATGGATTTCGAAAGGCCGGAATTTATCCAGTTAATATGCTGGTCTTTAATGACAGTGATTTTGCGGCTGCTGATGATCAACAACCAGATGATCAACCATGA